One stretch of Thermoproteota archaeon DNA includes these proteins:
- a CDS encoding methyltransferase domain-containing protein — protein MHQSSLNFIFCVRCNGALELDVFSCSDEIKEGFLLCKKCDILYPIVSGVAILWNDFVSYLSSRKELGGQLLNEAKNSKLKSHIKKTLSKVEKNVEDQTLIEKRWATIYQNNSKSKFYSKIKSILKQIQSDVSLEHGCSIGTISEQMAKTSKQVFGIDKSFFAIKAAKEKKLSNADFFVADSLLHPFANQKFDLILALNLLEIIEPIDLIKTISSQMQKGHLIISDPYDFDRGKNSVKRTVNEKELRDEIKKYSFTISSDTKKESFIPWNLQIAKRTELKYLVDVVVAKKL, from the coding sequence ATGCATCAATCAAGTCTAAATTTCATTTTTTGTGTTAGATGTAATGGGGCACTTGAGCTAGATGTTTTTTCATGCTCTGATGAAATCAAGGAAGGATTCTTACTTTGTAAAAAATGCGATATCCTGTATCCAATTGTATCTGGTGTTGCGATTCTTTGGAATGATTTTGTATCATATTTGAGCAGTAGAAAAGAGCTAGGGGGCCAACTACTCAATGAAGCAAAAAATTCCAAACTAAAGTCTCATATCAAAAAAACTCTTTCTAAAGTAGAAAAAAATGTGGAGGATCAGACTCTAATTGAGAAAAGATGGGCAACAATTTACCAAAATAATTCAAAATCAAAATTTTACTCAAAGATAAAGTCGATATTAAAACAGATTCAATCTGATGTCTCCTTGGAGCATGGTTGCTCTATAGGTACCATTTCTGAGCAGATGGCAAAGACAAGCAAGCAAGTTTTTGGCATTGATAAATCATTTTTTGCAATAAAGGCTGCCAAAGAAAAAAAACTATCAAATGCTGATTTTTTTGTAGCTGATTCTCTTTTGCATCCTTTTGCAAATCAAAAATTTGATTTGATACTTGCCCTAAATCTTCTTGAAATTATAGAACCAATTGATCTAATCAAAACTATTTCATCTCAGATGCAAAAGGGTCATCTAATAATTTCTGACCCGTATGATTTTGATAGAGGCAAAAATTCTGTCAAGCGAACTGTAAACGAAAAAGAACTTAGGGATGAAATAAAAAAATATTCTTTTACAATATCTAGTGATACAAAAAAGGAATCATTTATTCCATGGAATTTACAAATCGCAAAAAGAACTGAACTAAAGTACTTGGTTGATGTCGTGGTTGCAAAAAAATTATAG
- the speB gene encoding agmatinase translates to MDEICWANTEEFEDAEFVIVGIPDESQSHALRKGTEEAPYRIRQISNERDSFERSGKTSLGRPFTGSTKKVFDLGNITRVEIDETFDKITSSSKIPISIGGDHSITRQIIHSMANRLEKFSLVYFDAHPDFVSSTTNYYGSVVNDVIPNIDVDSSIQIGIRTPEQEELDNINKYNLQVITPFDIQEQGIKKITESVLNKIGKNVYVSFDMDCIDPAFAPGVSVPVPMGLSSTDAMYILKAIAAKGIVGMDIMEVCPSFDVKDRTSHLASRIISEVIYSSGDTQ, encoded by the coding sequence ATGGATGAAATCTGCTGGGCAAATACTGAAGAATTTGAAGATGCTGAATTTGTCATTGTAGGCATACCTGATGAATCCCAATCTCACGCACTCCGAAAGGGCACTGAAGAAGCCCCCTATAGAATTAGGCAGATTTCAAATGAGCGTGATTCTTTTGAGCGGAGCGGGAAAACTTCGTTAGGACGTCCATTTACTGGTAGTACCAAGAAGGTTTTTGATCTTGGAAACATCACAAGAGTGGAGATTGATGAAACATTTGATAAAATCACTTCTTCCTCAAAAATTCCAATATCCATTGGTGGGGATCACTCTATCACTAGACAAATTATTCATTCCATGGCAAACCGCTTGGAAAAATTTTCATTAGTATACTTTGATGCACACCCTGATTTTGTAAGCTCTACTACAAACTATTATGGTTCTGTTGTAAATGATGTAATTCCAAACATTGATGTTGATTCAAGCATTCAGATAGGAATTAGAACCCCAGAACAAGAAGAACTTGATAACATAAACAAATACAACTTGCAAGTGATAACTCCTTTTGACATTCAAGAGCAAGGCATAAAAAAAATCACAGAATCTGTTTTGAATAAAATTGGAAAGAACGTGTATGTCTCATTTGATATGGATTGCATAGATCCTGCGTTTGCACCTGGGGTTTCTGTTCCAGTTCCAATGGGTTTGAGCAGCACGGATGCCATGTATATTTTAAAAGCAATTGCAGCTAAAGGTATAGTTGGAATGGATATAATGGAAGTATGCCCAAGTTTTGATGTTAAAGACAGAACATCACATCTTGCATCTCGAATTATCTCTGAAGTTATTTACTCATCAGGTGACACACAATGA
- a CDS encoding fibronectin type III domain-containing protein: MNLAIFALLAFGLLALGLSASVYAASEPDPPKNLLADDVSPTAIDLYWSAPNDDGDSPITGYKIEFKIVPDGYNVLVANTGSNSTFYFHSGLQTGKTYVYRISAINAIGTSLPSSEAVATTSTSSSPPQHVPPNPPTDLTANDMSPTQIDLTWKKPSANNGPQVTGYKLEKKSNSTSYSVLVNNTASTSYSDTSVVTGTTYTYRVFAINSVGISNSSATVSASTSEASAPPVEELAPNSPSGLSALPVSPSEITLSWNKPASNNGPPVTGYKIEVKSGTGSYNVLADDNGPKRFFKHTGLNTDTKYTYRVYAINSVGLSSASPESTAQPKHTFVPTQLIATDVSPTQIDLEWQAPSQTYGQSIVGYTIQEKITTGVYQTIEQTSDKNTRYSVTGLETDKTYTFVVFARYSLGSSDLSAEASATPTSASKPPVTDTVPSPPRNLKAAASSPIQIDLTWDAPINNGGTDVTGYRIDAKVGAGSYFTLVQNTESSVRAFSHPEREPGTSYTYKVYAINSVGTSAASNSATATPSSSSIPKISGTTPSPPTALEAVLSSPNQVTLTWKVPTIDGGTEITGYKIESKTGSGAFVMLSQNAGTKTNYTHSDLKSSTTYSYRVSAVNVIGTSNPSNLVTITTEFIPNPDPTKRIPGFPDPTKDPQYYVERYQNEPEYKAWFDENFPDFTIYEVVGLPEPSTDPLTVIPGFPDPEVDPQYYVDRYNEEESYKAWFDKNFPNHTIYDVVGAEPPPEPEFGVCGPQTTLINGTCEKISDNTAGGGCLIATAAYGTEMAHQVQFLREVRDNTLLSTESGTSFMTGFNGIYYSFSPTIADWERENPAFREAVKAFITPMVSTLSIMTLADQGSEEQVLLLGISVIALNLGMYIAAPAVVAIKVRKHILS; encoded by the coding sequence GTGAATTTAGCAATTTTTGCACTATTGGCGTTTGGCCTTCTAGCTCTAGGCCTAAGTGCGTCTGTATATGCGGCGTCTGAGCCTGATCCTCCAAAAAACCTCCTAGCAGATGACGTGTCTCCTACGGCAATTGACCTCTATTGGAGTGCTCCCAACGATGATGGTGACTCTCCGATCACTGGATACAAAATCGAGTTCAAAATCGTTCCAGACGGGTATAATGTTCTAGTTGCAAACACCGGCTCAAATAGCACCTTTTACTTCCACAGTGGATTACAAACTGGTAAAACCTATGTTTATCGTATTTCTGCAATTAACGCAATTGGTACAAGTTTGCCTTCTTCTGAAGCAGTGGCTACTACTTCTACATCATCATCTCCACCTCAACACGTTCCGCCAAATCCCCCAACTGATCTTACTGCAAATGACATGTCACCTACACAGATTGACCTTACATGGAAAAAACCCTCAGCCAATAATGGCCCACAAGTAACTGGTTACAAACTTGAAAAAAAGTCAAACTCTACATCATATTCTGTTCTTGTAAACAACACGGCATCCACTAGCTATTCTGATACTAGCGTAGTAACTGGAACTACATACACCTACCGAGTATTTGCAATAAACTCTGTTGGAATTAGCAACTCTTCTGCAACTGTATCTGCAAGTACATCTGAAGCATCTGCACCCCCTGTTGAGGAACTTGCTCCTAATTCACCAAGTGGATTGTCTGCATTACCTGTGTCTCCAAGTGAGATAACACTTAGCTGGAATAAACCTGCATCTAACAACGGGCCGCCTGTTACAGGATACAAGATTGAAGTAAAATCTGGAACTGGTTCATACAATGTGTTAGCAGATGATAATGGTCCAAAGAGATTCTTCAAACACACTGGTCTTAACACTGATACAAAATACACATACAGAGTTTATGCAATAAACTCTGTTGGATTAAGTAGTGCATCACCTGAAAGTACAGCTCAACCAAAGCATACTTTTGTTCCAACTCAATTGATTGCAACAGATGTCTCCCCAACACAGATTGATCTTGAATGGCAGGCACCTTCACAAACCTATGGACAAAGCATTGTAGGATACACCATCCAGGAAAAAATCACAACTGGAGTTTATCAAACTATAGAGCAGACGAGTGATAAAAATACACGCTATTCTGTGACGGGACTTGAAACTGACAAGACCTATACCTTTGTAGTATTTGCAAGATATTCACTTGGTTCAAGTGATCTATCCGCAGAAGCATCTGCAACTCCTACCTCCGCATCAAAACCTCCTGTAACTGACACCGTTCCTTCTCCTCCAAGAAACCTAAAGGCTGCTGCAAGCTCACCAATTCAAATTGACCTTACCTGGGATGCTCCAATCAATAATGGTGGAACTGATGTCACTGGGTATAGAATCGATGCCAAAGTTGGTGCTGGTTCTTACTTTACTCTAGTTCAAAACACAGAGAGTTCCGTTAGGGCCTTCTCACATCCGGAACGTGAGCCCGGAACATCTTACACCTACAAAGTTTATGCAATAAACTCTGTTGGGACAAGTGCAGCATCAAATAGCGCAACAGCAACACCTAGCTCATCATCTATACCAAAAATTTCTGGAACTACTCCATCTCCTCCAACTGCATTAGAAGCTGTCTTGTCTTCACCGAACCAAGTTACGCTAACATGGAAAGTACCCACCATAGATGGTGGAACTGAAATTACAGGATACAAAATAGAATCAAAGACTGGTTCAGGAGCATTTGTAATGCTATCACAAAATGCAGGAACGAAAACAAATTACACTCACTCTGATCTAAAATCATCTACAACATACTCGTATAGGGTTTCAGCAGTTAATGTAATTGGCACAAGTAACCCATCAAATCTTGTAACAATAACAACAGAGTTTATTCCAAATCCTGATCCAACAAAAAGAATTCCAGGATTTCCTGACCCCACAAAGGATCCTCAATACTATGTAGAGCGATATCAAAATGAACCAGAGTACAAAGCTTGGTTTGATGAAAACTTTCCAGACTTTACCATCTATGAAGTAGTTGGATTACCTGAGCCGTCAACTGATCCTTTAACAGTCATTCCAGGATTTCCAGATCCTGAAGTTGACCCACAGTATTATGTAGATAGATACAATGAAGAAGAATCATACAAAGCTTGGTTTGATAAAAACTTCCCAAATCATACTATCTACGATGTAGTAGGTGCAGAGCCTCCTCCAGAACCAGAGTTTGGAGTATGTGGTCCTCAAACCACTTTGATTAATGGTACTTGTGAAAAGATTTCAGATAACACTGCAGGCGGTGGTTGTCTTATAGCAACTGCAGCATATGGAACTGAGATGGCACATCAAGTACAGTTCCTCAGAGAAGTAAGAGACAACACTCTACTATCCACTGAATCTGGAACATCATTTATGACTGGATTCAATGGTATCTACTACTCCTTCTCACCAACAATTGCAGACTGGGAAAGAGAAAACCCAGCATTCAGAGAGGCTGTAAAGGCATTCATCACACCAATGGTCTCCACACTTTCAATAATGACACTGGCTGACCAGGGCTCTGAAGAGCAAGTGTTACTGCTTGGAATATCTGTCATTGCATTGAACCTTGGAATGTACATTGCAGCACCTGCAGTAGTTGCAATCAAGGTAAGAAAGCACATCTTATCTTAA
- a CDS encoding metallophosphoesterase translates to MLLVQLSDLHVGSQFQQEVFDKVLQEVNELKPDAIIITGDLTNEGLVSEYTKCKQLVSKFNTKKVIALSGNHDYRNTGYLVFKKFFPFETINELGEDVVVVTLGTSRPDRNEGEVGYRQNLWLERTMKKYKNRIKILAMHHHLIGIPDTGSDRLTVIDAGDVLRTILDTDVDLVLCGHKHRPWIWNFKNLQIVNAGTATSERVRGLFENTYNIIKIENKKVQVDLKIVGGKRVPIEDIVKNYSRFGEE, encoded by the coding sequence ATGTTACTAGTTCAACTTTCTGACTTGCATGTTGGTTCTCAATTTCAACAAGAAGTCTTTGATAAAGTTCTACAAGAAGTAAATGAGTTAAAGCCTGATGCAATCATAATTACAGGAGATTTAACAAATGAGGGACTGGTAAGTGAATATACAAAATGCAAACAACTAGTCTCTAAATTTAATACAAAAAAGGTCATAGCCCTTAGTGGAAACCACGATTATCGAAACACCGGTTATCTTGTGTTTAAAAAATTCTTTCCTTTTGAAACAATTAATGAATTAGGAGAAGATGTAGTTGTAGTTACCCTTGGAACCTCTAGACCTGATAGAAATGAAGGTGAGGTTGGATACAGACAAAACTTGTGGCTAGAGAGAACAATGAAAAAATACAAAAATCGCATAAAGATACTAGCCATGCATCACCATCTAATTGGAATTCCAGATACTGGTTCTGATCGATTAACTGTTATTGATGCAGGTGATGTGTTAAGAACAATTCTTGATACTGATGTAGATCTTGTTTTGTGTGGTCATAAACACCGACCTTGGATTTGGAATTTTAAAAATTTACAAATTGTAAATGCTGGAACTGCAACATCTGAACGAGTTCGCGGATTGTTTGAGAATACATACAATATTATCAAAATCGAGAACAAAAAAGTTCAAGTTGATTTGAAGATTGTTGGTGGAAAACGTGTCCCAATTGAGGATATCGTAAAAAACTACTCTAGATTTGGCGAAGAATGA
- a CDS encoding methylase gives MQNKLHKGQYDPAEDTFFLEDCIKNEKGKSALEIGTGSGYLTKVLERSFDFVVGTDINLDVLKNQTYASQNLLCCYGADAINLQFDLVICNLPYLATDEILDIATDGGKEGLEIPLQIIKSAIPNIRKGGKFFFITSSLSNFTKLVEETNKMGLKAKIFATKKLFFEELIVVEAIK, from the coding sequence TTGCAAAACAAATTGCATAAAGGACAATATGATCCTGCAGAAGACACTTTCTTCTTAGAAGACTGTATTAAAAATGAAAAAGGCAAGTCTGCCCTTGAAATAGGAACTGGATCTGGATACCTAACAAAAGTACTTGAGCGTTCATTTGATTTTGTTGTAGGAACAGACATCAATCTTGATGTATTAAAAAACCAGACCTATGCATCACAGAATCTTTTGTGTTGTTATGGGGCAGATGCAATTAATTTGCAATTTGATCTTGTGATTTGTAATCTTCCCTATCTTGCTACTGATGAAATACTTGATATTGCAACTGATGGTGGAAAAGAAGGCCTTGAGATTCCATTACAAATAATCAAATCTGCAATTCCAAACATCAGGAAGGGTGGAAAATTTTTCTTTATAACTTCATCCCTGTCAAATTTTACAAAACTTGTCGAGGAGACAAACAAGATGGGTTTGAAAGCAAAAATTTTTGCAACAAAGAAATTATTTTTCGAAGAATTAATTGTCGTTGAAGCGATAAAATAA
- a CDS encoding DUF655 domain-containing protein, with product MERANVPPRKYEEYAYVLDFNARGKSSTVRGREGIIVTAIGEDRLTLLEILGIPNSTFEVGERIYIGKDGRTKVLSVLGKLQYEKISSSAQSELPGVVEDIVTENEERFVNYLNNAQPLTPRIHALELIPGIGKTYMKTMLEEREKKKFTSFDDIQERVGLKEPIKHISQRILEEVTGETRMNLFVKK from the coding sequence TTGGAAAGGGCTAATGTACCCCCTAGAAAATATGAGGAATACGCTTACGTATTGGATTTTAATGCAAGGGGAAAATCATCCACTGTTCGTGGTCGTGAAGGAATAATTGTTACTGCAATAGGTGAAGACAGACTAACTCTATTAGAAATTTTAGGAATTCCAAATTCAACATTTGAAGTTGGAGAGCGAATATACATTGGAAAAGATGGAAGAACCAAAGTTTTGTCAGTACTGGGAAAACTACAGTATGAAAAAATCTCATCATCTGCACAAAGCGAATTACCTGGAGTAGTTGAAGACATTGTTACAGAAAACGAAGAGAGATTTGTAAATTATCTAAACAATGCACAGCCATTAACTCCAAGAATTCATGCACTTGAACTTATTCCTGGAATAGGTAAAACATACATGAAAACAATGCTAGAAGAACGAGAAAAGAAAAAATTCACTAGTTTTGATGATATACAAGAACGAGTTGGGTTAAAAGAACCAATAAAGCATATCTCTCAAAGAATCCTAGAGGAAGTAACTGGCGAAACTAGAATGAATCTTTTCGTCAAAAAATGA
- a CDS encoding isocitrate/isopropylmalate dehydrogenase family protein — MAKKAAIMKGDGIGPEVVDAMLKMLKECNMQSELILCEAGSEQWDRNGRKDKSYIPDATMKVLEETDACFKGPTTTIPVPGAPRSVAVTLRQKFELFSNIRPCKTYQRLTPNRNLDCVCFREATEGLYTGVEATLTDDVAIAIRKISRQGCRRFISASLKWANDYNMKKMVAITKRNILKQTDGIFWDEIQTALKDHPDIELSEIYIDNMAQQLVVAPEQFNGAVLVSTNLFMDIISELASGLIGSIGLIYSANMGENYAMFEAAHGSAPSFAGQNKVNPTATVLSGAWMAEYLGEPDIKNAIFDATNQVINEGKYVTFDIGGNATTTQMADAITNIAKEKLRK, encoded by the coding sequence ATGGCAAAGAAAGCAGCCATCATGAAAGGAGATGGTATAGGTCCAGAAGTAGTTGATGCCATGCTAAAGATGCTAAAAGAATGCAACATGCAATCAGAATTAATTTTATGTGAAGCAGGTTCTGAACAATGGGACAGAAACGGTAGAAAGGACAAATCATACATTCCCGATGCAACCATGAAGGTTTTAGAAGAGACTGATGCATGTTTTAAAGGACCAACCACTACAATACCAGTTCCAGGAGCACCAAGAAGTGTTGCAGTAACCCTCAGGCAAAAATTTGAATTATTTTCCAATATAAGACCATGTAAGACATATCAGAGATTAACTCCAAATAGAAATCTTGATTGTGTTTGTTTTAGAGAAGCAACTGAGGGCCTATACACCGGAGTAGAAGCTACACTAACCGACGATGTTGCAATTGCCATCAGAAAAATTTCAAGACAAGGATGTAGAAGATTCATCAGTGCGTCATTAAAGTGGGCAAATGATTACAATATGAAAAAAATGGTTGCAATTACCAAAAGAAATATTCTAAAACAAACAGACGGAATATTTTGGGATGAGATACAAACTGCACTAAAAGATCATCCCGACATTGAGTTATCAGAAATTTACATTGACAACATGGCTCAACAGCTAGTAGTAGCCCCCGAGCAATTCAATGGAGCAGTACTTGTTAGTACAAATCTCTTTATGGATATTATCTCAGAGCTTGCATCCGGATTAATTGGTTCAATCGGATTAATCTATTCTGCAAATATGGGTGAGAATTATGCAATGTTTGAGGCAGCTCATGGAAGTGCACCATCTTTTGCAGGACAAAACAAGGTGAATCCTACTGCGACTGTACTATCTGGTGCATGGATGGCAGAATATCTTGGTGAGCCAGATATTAAAAATGCAATATTTGATGCAACAAATCAAGTAATCAATGAAGGAAAATACGTTACATTTGATATTGGCGGAAATGCAACTACAACACAAATGGCAGATGCAATTACAAACATTGCAAAAGAAAAGCTAAGAAAATAA
- a CDS encoding 50S ribosomal protein L21: MTTKKPSGRSHGFKHKSRSVMTKSSQRGVSFLLREYNVGERALVIIDSRQHKGMPHRRYHGKVGTVTEVGRRAVTLDVKLGNKTKTLITRFDHIKPFGVQ, from the coding sequence ATGACAACGAAAAAGCCATCTGGCCGCTCACATGGATTCAAGCATAAATCCAGGTCAGTCATGACAAAAAGCTCCCAAAGAGGTGTTTCATTTCTACTACGAGAATATAATGTAGGGGAGAGAGCATTAGTCATTATTGATTCCAGACAGCATAAAGGAATGCCTCACAGACGATATCATGGAAAGGTGGGCACAGTCACAGAAGTTGGAAGACGTGCAGTAACCTTGGATGTCAAACTAGGTAACAAGACGAAAACCTTAATCACTAGATTTGACCATATCAAACCGTTCGGTGTTCAATAA
- the rsmA gene encoding ribosomal RNA small subunit methyltransferase A → MIKRKRLGQHFLTSNSIAEKIVRTAKITNTDTVLEIGTGKGILINLLCKNAKKVISIDADKTLYENAKKQFSNLPNLELQHGDGFKTGEKFDVLVSNLPYSKSREAIEWLIQQKFERAVIMVQKEFAEKLLSNTEKRAISILAQYCLDIEKVLHVGKENFNPPPKIDSVVLSITSKRTLSLKMIHAVNKLFSYRRKTLQNILKQFDITANSKKRLDELDGDEIIKIAKQIA, encoded by the coding sequence ATGATAAAGCGAAAGCGACTAGGACAACACTTTCTAACATCTAATTCCATTGCAGAAAAGATAGTCCGTACAGCAAAGATAACTAACACAGATACTGTCTTGGAGATAGGAACTGGGAAAGGAATTCTCATAAACCTATTATGTAAAAACGCAAAAAAAGTAATCTCAATTGATGCCGACAAAACACTTTACGAGAATGCAAAAAAACAATTCAGTAATTTGCCAAATCTTGAATTGCAACATGGTGATGGATTCAAAACTGGAGAAAAATTTGATGTGCTTGTCTCTAATTTGCCTTATTCAAAGAGTAGAGAGGCAATTGAATGGCTAATTCAGCAAAAATTTGAGCGCGCAGTAATAATGGTTCAAAAAGAATTTGCAGAAAAATTGCTCTCAAATACTGAAAAAAGAGCAATAAGCATTCTTGCACAATATTGTTTAGATATAGAAAAAGTACTACATGTAGGAAAAGAAAATTTCAATCCTCCACCCAAAATTGACTCTGTTGTTTTGTCAATTACATCTAAGAGAACTCTTTCTCTGAAAATGATTCATGCTGTAAACAAGCTCTTTTCGTACAGAAGAAAGACACTTCAGAACATTCTAAAACAATTTGATATTACTGCTAACTCTAAAAAGCGCCTTGATGAATTAGATGGAGATGAAATAATAAAAATTGCAAAACAAATTGCATAA
- a CDS encoding GNAT family N-acetyltransferase has protein sequence MGVVESASINDISDMLELLEELGRPKPEDKSDSEFFRYMLKRYIEDSDKGVLVVKDDSKVIGMASMMFLTRLNQKRPELYIPELIVSEKHQRKGLGKMLIDSCIKQGKEKNCHRIRLESGNQRTDSHEFYKKIGFEQSGLSFTKSL, from the coding sequence ATGGGTGTGGTGGAATCTGCATCAATCAATGATATTTCAGACATGCTTGAATTACTAGAGGAATTAGGAAGACCAAAACCTGAAGACAAGTCAGATTCGGAATTTTTTCGCTACATGCTAAAAAGGTACATCGAAGATAGCGACAAGGGAGTTTTAGTTGTAAAAGACGACTCTAAAGTAATTGGGATGGCAAGTATGATGTTTTTAACAAGATTAAATCAAAAAAGACCTGAACTATACATACCAGAGTTAATCGTTTCAGAAAAACATCAGCGAAAGGGACTAGGAAAGATGCTAATTGATTCTTGCATAAAACAAGGCAAGGAAAAAAACTGTCATAGAATAAGACTAGAGTCAGGAAACCAAAGAACAGACTCCCATGAATTTTACAAAAAGATTGGCTTTGAGCAATCAGGTCTATCGTTTACAAAATCACTATAA
- a CDS encoding RNA polymerase Rpb4, translating to MEEIKKKQAISISEVKEILEKGDPESMDQIQRWTYDYVSKFVKIDPKDAKKMKQQLVKECDLTEEEAVEIVNIRPTTLAELRSFTFGWKKLILAETLEKMLKIIKENS from the coding sequence ATGGAAGAGATAAAGAAGAAACAGGCTATTTCGATTTCTGAGGTCAAGGAGATTCTTGAGAAAGGAGATCCAGAATCAATGGACCAAATTCAACGCTGGACATATGATTATGTTTCAAAGTTTGTAAAGATTGATCCAAAAGATGCAAAAAAAATGAAGCAGCAATTAGTAAAAGAATGTGATCTTACTGAAGAAGAAGCTGTAGAAATCGTAAACATTAGACCAACTACATTGGCAGAACTACGTTCTTTCACATTTGGTTGGAAAAAATTAATTCTTGCTGAAACGCTAGAAAAAATGCTGAAGATAATCAAGGAGAACTCCTAA
- a CDS encoding aldehyde dehydrogenase family protein, translating to MTEFENEFTWGKAVQNNSTNEFHANFDKAIDEVQNNFGKTYPMIVNGKEIFSDFCFNVKSPADTRILIAKFPKASIEDAKSAIASAKESFEKWSSTSYQKRAEIFRDCANIFSMEKFSLAALMTFENGKNRLEAMGDVDEAIDFMRFYAYQLEKNEGFCKPTFHPNPNEKTQTVLKPFGVWGIIAPFNFPSAIAIGMTTGALITGNTAVLKPASDTPLSSYKFAKIIFPKLPAGAINFLTGSGSVVGKTLIESPDVDGIAFTGSREVGMSGFKEFTKSSARPFISEMGGKNPVIVTKNTDLDKAADGVLNAAFGFGGQKCSACSRVYVQNEIADQFVSKLVEKTKKLKIGMPWQKEVFLGPVINQDAKSKFEDAVNVAKKDGQVLAGGSVINAIGLEHGYFVEPTIVTKLPESHKLMKEELFLPFLCVQRFENFDDAIKLANQTEYGLTAGIFSNDQKQLDDFFSKIQAGVVYANRSASATTAALVASQPFVGWKNSGSTGKGAGGEQYLQQFMRAQTQTRCD from the coding sequence ATGACTGAATTTGAAAATGAATTTACTTGGGGAAAGGCAGTGCAAAATAATTCTACAAATGAGTTTCATGCAAATTTTGACAAAGCAATAGATGAAGTACAAAATAATTTTGGCAAAACATATCCCATGATAGTAAATGGCAAAGAAATCTTTTCTGATTTTTGTTTTAACGTAAAATCTCCTGCAGATACTAGAATCTTAATTGCAAAATTTCCAAAGGCTTCCATTGAGGATGCCAAATCAGCCATTGCTTCAGCAAAAGAATCCTTTGAAAAATGGAGCAGTACCTCATACCAAAAAAGAGCCGAGATCTTTAGGGACTGTGCAAACATCTTCTCAATGGAAAAGTTTTCTTTGGCTGCACTCATGACATTTGAGAACGGAAAAAATCGCCTTGAAGCAATGGGTGATGTTGATGAGGCAATCGATTTTATGCGATTTTATGCCTACCAACTAGAAAAAAATGAAGGATTCTGCAAGCCCACATTTCATCCCAATCCTAATGAAAAGACACAAACCGTTCTCAAACCATTTGGAGTGTGGGGTATTATTGCTCCGTTTAACTTTCCATCTGCAATTGCAATTGGAATGACTACTGGTGCGCTAATCACCGGTAACACTGCAGTGCTAAAACCTGCAAGCGATACACCGTTATCATCATACAAATTTGCAAAAATTATCTTCCCAAAACTTCCTGCAGGTGCAATCAACTTTTTGACTGGTTCTGGAAGCGTTGTTGGCAAGACACTGATTGAGAGTCCAGATGTTGATGGAATTGCGTTTACTGGCTCACGCGAGGTTGGCATGTCTGGATTTAAGGAATTTACAAAATCATCTGCAAGACCCTTTATCTCAGAGATGGGAGGAAAAAATCCTGTAATCGTAACAAAAAATACTGATTTGGATAAAGCAGCAGATGGTGTATTGAATGCCGCATTTGGTTTTGGAGGACAAAAGTGTAGTGCATGTTCCAGAGTTTACGTGCAAAATGAAATTGCAGATCAATTTGTTTCTAAACTTGTTGAAAAAACAAAAAAGCTAAAGATAGGAATGCCTTGGCAAAAAGAAGTATTTCTGGGACCAGTAATTAACCAAGATGCAAAATCAAAATTTGAAGATGCTGTAAATGTTGCAAAAAAAGATGGCCAAGTACTTGCTGGCGGTTCTGTAATTAATGCTATTGGTCTTGAGCACGGATATTTTGTAGAGCCGACAATTGTAACTAAACTTCCTGAATCCCACAAGCTAATGAAAGAAGAACTCTTCTTACCCTTTTTGTGTGTTCAAAGATTTGAAAACTTTGATGATGCAATAAAACTTGCAAATCAAACAGAGTATGGCCTTACTGCAGGAATTTTTAGCAATGATCAAAAACAGTTAGATGATTTTTTCTCAAAGATTCAAGCAGGTGTTGTTTATGCTAATCGTTCTGCTAGCGCAACTACAGCTGCATTAGTAGCTAGTCAGCCATTTGTAGGTTGGAAAAATTCCGGTTCTACAGGTAAAGGTGCGGGTGGAGAGCAATACCTGCAACAGTTTATGCGTGCCCAGACTCAAACCCGCTGTGACTGA